From Orcinus orca chromosome 3, mOrcOrc1.1, whole genome shotgun sequence, a single genomic window includes:
- the DNAJC18 gene encoding dnaJ homolog subfamily C member 18 isoform X2, which translates to MAATLGSGERWTEAYIDAVRRNKYPEDRPPENHDPCGCCNCRKAQKEKKSEHEWNQTRQGEGSATYTEEQLLGVQRIKKCRNYYEILGVSRNASDEELKKAYRKLALKFHPDKNCAPGATDAFKAIGNAFAVLSNPDKRLRYDEYGDEQVTFTTPRARPYNYYRDFEADITPEELFNVFFGGHFPTGNIHMFSNVTDDSHYYHRRHRHERMQTRKEEEEDKPQTTYSAFIQLLPVLVIVIISVITQLLAANPPYSLFYKSTLGYTISRETQNLQVPYFVDKNFDKAYRGASLRDLEKTIEKDYIDYIQTSCWKEKQQKSELTNLAGLYRDERLKQKAESLKLENCEKLSKLIGLRRGG; encoded by the exons ATGGCAGCGACGCTGGGCAGCGGGGAGCGCTGGACGGAAG CTTACATTGATGCAGTTAGAAGAAACAAATACCCAGAAGACAGACCTCCTGAAAATCATGACCCCTGTGGTTGCTGTAACTGCAGGAAggcacaaaaggaaaagaagtctGAGCATGAGTGGAATCAGACCCGACAGGGTGAGGGGAGTGCCACTTATACTGAGGAGCAGCTGCTTGGAGTACAAAG GATCAAGAAATGCAGAAATTACTATGAAATTCTGGGAGTTTCACGAAATGCCAGTGATGAAGAGCTTAAGAAAGCTTACCGAAAACTCGCCCTGAAATTTCATCCTGACAAGAACTGTGCTCCTGGAGCAACAGATGCTTTCAAAG cAATAGGAAATGCCTTTGCAGTCCTGAGCAATCCTGACAAGAGACTCCGCTATGATGAATATGGAGATGAACAGGTGACTTTCACTACCCCTCGAGCCAGACCTTATAATTATTACAGGGACTTTGAAGCCGACATCACTCCAGAAGAGCTGTTCAACGTCTTCTTTGGAGGACATTTTCCTACAG gaaACATTCATATGTTTTCAAACGTGACAGATGACTCCCACTATTACCACCGGCGGCACCGACACGAGAGGATGCAGACacggaaggaagaggaagaagataagCCTCAG actaCATATTCTGCATTTATTCAGTTACTTCCAGTTCTGGTGATTGTGATTATATCTGTGATTACTCAGCTGCTAGCTGCTAATCCCCCATATAGTCTATTCTATAAATC GACCTTGGGCTACACCATTTCTAGAGAAACCCAGAACCTACAGGTGCCTTACTTTGTGGATAAAAACTTTGACAAGGCCTACAGAGGAGCATCTCTGCGTGACCTGGAGAAGACGATAGAAAAGGATTACATTGATTACATCCAGACAAGTTGTTGGAAGGAGAAACAACAAA AGTCAGAGTTGACCAATTTGGCAGGATTATACAGAGATGAACGATTGAAACAGAAGGCAGAGTCACTGAAACTTGAAAACTGTGAAAAACTTTCCAAACTGATTGGCCTACGCAGAGGTGGCTGA
- the DNAJC18 gene encoding dnaJ homolog subfamily C member 18 isoform X1 yields MAATLGSGERWTEGIRSWPERGTGQAYIDAVRRNKYPEDRPPENHDPCGCCNCRKAQKEKKSEHEWNQTRQGEGSATYTEEQLLGVQRIKKCRNYYEILGVSRNASDEELKKAYRKLALKFHPDKNCAPGATDAFKAIGNAFAVLSNPDKRLRYDEYGDEQVTFTTPRARPYNYYRDFEADITPEELFNVFFGGHFPTGNIHMFSNVTDDSHYYHRRHRHERMQTRKEEEEDKPQTTYSAFIQLLPVLVIVIISVITQLLAANPPYSLFYKSTLGYTISRETQNLQVPYFVDKNFDKAYRGASLRDLEKTIEKDYIDYIQTSCWKEKQQKSELTNLAGLYRDERLKQKAESLKLENCEKLSKLIGLRRGG; encoded by the exons ATGGCAGCGACGCTGGGCAGCGGGGAGCGCTGGACGGAAGGTATCAGGTCCTGGCCGGAGCGTGGGACAGGGCAGG CTTACATTGATGCAGTTAGAAGAAACAAATACCCAGAAGACAGACCTCCTGAAAATCATGACCCCTGTGGTTGCTGTAACTGCAGGAAggcacaaaaggaaaagaagtctGAGCATGAGTGGAATCAGACCCGACAGGGTGAGGGGAGTGCCACTTATACTGAGGAGCAGCTGCTTGGAGTACAAAG GATCAAGAAATGCAGAAATTACTATGAAATTCTGGGAGTTTCACGAAATGCCAGTGATGAAGAGCTTAAGAAAGCTTACCGAAAACTCGCCCTGAAATTTCATCCTGACAAGAACTGTGCTCCTGGAGCAACAGATGCTTTCAAAG cAATAGGAAATGCCTTTGCAGTCCTGAGCAATCCTGACAAGAGACTCCGCTATGATGAATATGGAGATGAACAGGTGACTTTCACTACCCCTCGAGCCAGACCTTATAATTATTACAGGGACTTTGAAGCCGACATCACTCCAGAAGAGCTGTTCAACGTCTTCTTTGGAGGACATTTTCCTACAG gaaACATTCATATGTTTTCAAACGTGACAGATGACTCCCACTATTACCACCGGCGGCACCGACACGAGAGGATGCAGACacggaaggaagaggaagaagataagCCTCAG actaCATATTCTGCATTTATTCAGTTACTTCCAGTTCTGGTGATTGTGATTATATCTGTGATTACTCAGCTGCTAGCTGCTAATCCCCCATATAGTCTATTCTATAAATC GACCTTGGGCTACACCATTTCTAGAGAAACCCAGAACCTACAGGTGCCTTACTTTGTGGATAAAAACTTTGACAAGGCCTACAGAGGAGCATCTCTGCGTGACCTGGAGAAGACGATAGAAAAGGATTACATTGATTACATCCAGACAAGTTGTTGGAAGGAGAAACAACAAA AGTCAGAGTTGACCAATTTGGCAGGATTATACAGAGATGAACGATTGAAACAGAAGGCAGAGTCACTGAAACTTGAAAACTGTGAAAAACTTTCCAAACTGATTGGCCTACGCAGAGGTGGCTGA
- the SPATA24 gene encoding spermatogenesis-associated protein 24 isoform X1 — MGTPVGWSQGGSGSVCLAFDQLRDVIEAQEELIHQLRNVMVLQDENFVSKEEFQAVEKKLVEEKAAHAKTKVLLAKEEEKLQFALGDVEVLSKQLEKEKLAFEKALSSVKSRALQESSKKDQLITKCNEIESHVIKQEDILNGKENEIKELQQVISQQKEIFRSSRRTTWPRCWTRSIRKPRGCVRPGAASVPGKNKMGVSFLLCGCNAQPLPSLLWWSPS, encoded by the exons ATGGGGACGCCCGTCGGGTGGTCGCAGGGGGGTTCAGGATCAGTGTGTCTCGCCTTCGATCAACTGCGGGACGTGATTGAGGCTCAGGAGGAACTGATCCACCAGCTGAGGAACGTG ATGGTTCTCCAGGATGAAAATTTTGTCAGTAAAGAAGAGTTCCAGGCAGTGGAGAAAAAGCTGGTG GAAGAGAAAGCTGCCCATGCCAAGACCAAGGTTCTCCTGGCCAAGGAAGAGGAGAAGTTGCAGTTTGCCCTCGGAGATGTAGAGGTGCTGTCTAAACAGCTGGAGAAAGAGAAGCTGGCCTTTGAAAAGGC GCTCTCCAGTGTCAAGAGCAGAGCCCTGCAGGAGTCCAGCAAGAAGGACCAGCTAATCACCAAGTGCAATG AAATTGAGTCTCACGTTATAAAGCAAGAAGATATACTTAATGGCAAAGAGAATGAGATTAAGGAGTTGCAGCAAGTTATCAGCCAGCAGAAAGAGATCTTCAG aagcagcaggaGAACTACATGGCCCAGGTGCTGGACCAGAAGCATAAGAAAGCCTCGGGGATGCGTCAGACCTGGAGCCGCCAGTGttccagggaaaaataaaatgggcGTCTCCTTCCTGTTATGTGGCTGTAATGCCCAACCTCTGCCTTCTCTGCTGTGGTGGTCCCCATCCTGA
- the SPATA24 gene encoding spermatogenesis-associated protein 24 isoform X2 gives MGTPVGWSQGGSGSVCLAFDQLRDVIEAQEELIHQLRNVMVLQDENFVSKEEFQAVEKKLVEEKAAHAKTKVLLAKEEEKLQFALGDVEVLSKQLEKEKLAFEKALSSVKSRALQESSKKDQLITKCNEIESHVIKQEDILNGKENEIKELQQVISQQKEIFRNHMSDFWIQKQQENYMAQVLDQKHKKASGMRQTWSRQCSREK, from the exons ATGGGGACGCCCGTCGGGTGGTCGCAGGGGGGTTCAGGATCAGTGTGTCTCGCCTTCGATCAACTGCGGGACGTGATTGAGGCTCAGGAGGAACTGATCCACCAGCTGAGGAACGTG ATGGTTCTCCAGGATGAAAATTTTGTCAGTAAAGAAGAGTTCCAGGCAGTGGAGAAAAAGCTGGTG GAAGAGAAAGCTGCCCATGCCAAGACCAAGGTTCTCCTGGCCAAGGAAGAGGAGAAGTTGCAGTTTGCCCTCGGAGATGTAGAGGTGCTGTCTAAACAGCTGGAGAAAGAGAAGCTGGCCTTTGAAAAGGC GCTCTCCAGTGTCAAGAGCAGAGCCCTGCAGGAGTCCAGCAAGAAGGACCAGCTAATCACCAAGTGCAATG AAATTGAGTCTCACGTTATAAAGCAAGAAGATATACTTAATGGCAAAGAGAATGAGATTAAGGAGTTGCAGCAAGTTATCAGCCAGCAGAAAGAGATCTTCAG GAATCACATGTCTGACTTTTggatccagaagcagcaggaGAACTACATGGCCCAGGTGCTGGACCAGAAGCATAAGAAAGCCTCGGGGATGCGTCAGACCTGGAGCCGCCAGTGttccagggaaaaataa